The following are encoded together in the Lactuca sativa cultivar Salinas chromosome 1, Lsat_Salinas_v11, whole genome shotgun sequence genome:
- the LOC111906565 gene encoding uncharacterized protein LOC111906565, with amino-acid sequence MADKESKIKNVDVASDNSRSSQEEEQDGNETKIDLGISFDKLTLGPKKKLLVIPLAGIIVHRAHRCSPASIPKNRRPDFSYGNFLVYKRPFCEEFLKFCFERFEVGLWSSAMERNIQKVLTHVIGEEKNKFLFTWDQSQCTNTGFMCLWNENKPVFLKELKYVWEKYSKYSSSNTLLITDTEKALLNPPNTAICPKKYDIDNEDDDFLGPNGELRLFLEGVAEAKDVQSYVKDHPFGEPAITPSHPDWKYYSKIIRFFEKKRSSDTDHKK; translated from the exons ATGGCAGACAAAGAATCGAAGATCAAGAATGTCGATGTTGCTTCTGATAACAGTCGAAGCAGCCAAGAAGAAGAACAAGATGGAAACGAAACAAAGATCGATTTGGGTATTTCTTTTGATAAACTTACCCTCGGTCCTAAAAAGAAACTGCTTGTGATTCCTCTCGCCGGCATCATCGTTCACCGAGCTCATCGTTGCAGTCCAGCTAGTATTCCCAAGAACCGCCGCCCTGATTTCTCGTACGGAAATTTTCTGG TTTACAAGAGGCCTTTTTGTGAGGAATTCTTGAAGTTTTGCTTCGAAAGATTCGAAGTGGGGCTATGGTCTTCAGCAATGGA GCGTAACATACAAAAAGTTCTGACCCATGTTATCGGAGAAGAGAAAAACAAGTTCTTGTTCACTTGG GATCAAAGTCAATGCACAAATACAGGGTTCATGTGTTTGTGGAACGAAAACAAGCCGGTGTTCTTGAAAGAACTTAAATACGTATGGGAGAAGTACTCGAAGTACTCGTCTTCTAACACGTTGTTGATCACGGATACTGAGAAAGCTCTCTTGAATCct CCCAACACTGCCATTTGCCCAAAGAAGTACGATATTGATAACGAAGATGATGATTTTTTAG GTCCAAATGGGGAGTTACGACTGTTTTTGGAAGGAGTTGCGGAAGCTAAAGACGTGCAAAGCTATGTGAAAGATCATCCATTTGGAGAACCTGCGATTACACCTTCACATCCTGATTGGAAGTATTATTCCAAGATAATTCGATTTTTTGAGAAGAAAAGAAGTAGTGATACTGATCATAAGAAATGA